TCAGGGCGCCCACGTGACCGTGGTCGCGCCGGATACACGTCTCGACGTAGCGATGGCGCTGATCACTCGGCGTCAGCCCCGGATGGTGATGATCTCTATGGCGCTCGCTGAGCAGCGAGATGACGTGGTGCGTATCGTGGAGCGCATCGCAGCGCTGGCCGTCCCCTCGCCTCCGAAGATCGTCGTCGGCGGCTATGCCGTGAAGCTGGGGCTCGTCGCGCCCATCCCCGGTGTCGATCTCTCGGTCGACCTCCCGACGCAGTGGAGCATTGCGCAGGCCTGAGCATCCGGACGGAGGGAGGTCGGCGGCGGCTGCTTCATCATCCAGCCACTAACCCGTGCGACGGTCACGGCGGCGGTGCGGAACGTGCCGGATCGCGCGCGCGGTGTGGTGTCTGGTGCGACAACTACCTTTCCCAACTTCCCCAAAAACCGTTCAACTTTCAGGCCGAAGGTGCCGATACTCAATCAAGATGGAGTGCTGTGACGGTAAGCCGTCTTGGCAGTCTTTGAGTTGACGGGTTAGATTGCTCGAAGCGGAAACGAGCGCTACGGCAGGAAGGCCAGCAGCTAGGCCTCAAACGGGCCTTCTGTGACCTGAGCAGCAGTAGGGTTGAACCTGGCAGCAATACCAGCTTGGAACCGACGGTACTTCACAAATACAAGATTTGTGATCATTTGAGACAGAACGCCAGAGCGGCAGGGCGTATGCAGTAGCAAAATGAATATCCACATTGTGAATACAGCCTAGATTTCATATCATATGTGATATGTTATCTGGGCATTTTTTATACACTTAGTGCATAGAAGCTAATGTAAAATATTGCATATCCATTCCAATTCACAATGGAAGGTGGATTACCGGTTCGAACTCCGATAGGCCAGCGTCTCGGGCATATTTGATGGTACTTTTCCACCGACCTGAAGTTGGCCGGCTGAGCACCCAAGTAGCCCCTTAGGCCCCCGCTCTCAGCCGATGGTCGCCACTGTCGGCCAGCCACTTCGTCAATCCAGCAGACTCGCCCACCTTGAGTCCCCCTCCCTCCTCAAGGTTCGGCTCCGATCTTAATATGACAAAATGGCGCGCAGCCACTTCGGCCGCGCGCCATTCACTTTCAGGCCCCCCCCCGCTCAACCGCCGCGGCGCTTCACCAACGTGAGGATCGTGTACAGCGCCACCGGCTCTTGATGCTGGTTTCTGACCTCCACATCCCAGGCTACGACCCCCTGCGGAATCCCTCCCTCCGGCGTGTCCTTGGCGGTCTTTTGCTTCACCGTCAGCCGCACCCCGATGGTGTCGCCAGGGTAGACGGGCTTCACAAACCGGAGGTTTTCGAGCCCATAATTGGCCAGAACCGGACCTGGCGCCGGGTCTACAAAGAGCCCCGCGGCGGCCGAAACAACGAAGTAGCCATGAGCCACCCGCCCTTCAAAGATCCCGTTCGCGCGGGCCGCCGCGTCGTCCATATGCGCGTAAAACCTGTCCCCGGAGAGCGCCGCAAAGGCCTCCACATCGGCCAGCGTAATGGTCCGCGTGGCGGTGTTTAGGGTCTCGCCGACCACCAGATCGTCAAAGTATTTCCGGAACGGATGCTCGCTTCCGGCCACCTGATTGGCCCCTGCCGTCCACTCCCGGGTGACCTCCACCAACAGCTGCGGAGAGCCCTGCACCGCCGTCCGCTGCATGTAATGCAGCACCCCGCGCGCGCCGCCCATCTCCTCGCCGCCGCCGGCTCGACCGGGTCCGCCGTGCACCAGATTCGGCAGCGGAGAGCCGTGTCCCGTGCTTTCCTTGGCGCTGGTGCGGTCGAGCACCATCAGGCGGCCGTGGTATGGCGCCACGCCGAGGACCACTTTTCGGGCCACCTCCCCCTGGCTCGTGAACAAAGAGCCGCACAGCGAGCCTTTACCGCGCTTCGCCAACTCGACCGCCTCGTCGAGGGAGTCATAGGGCATCACCGTATTGACCGGACCGAACGCCTCGACGTCATGGGGCTCGGCGGTCTGCAGCGGGTGATTCGCGAACATCAGCATCGGGGCAAAGAAGGCTCCGGCCTCCCGGTTGGCGCCCACCACGGCAAAGTCCCCTCCGCCGTAAACCAGCTCGGTAGCCGCCCGAATCCGATCGGCATTTGCGCCCACATCACGCACCTGCGCCTTGCTGGCCAAGGGGCCCATCCGCACCCCCTCGACGCTCGGATCGCCGATCGT
This portion of the Gemmatimonadota bacterium genome encodes:
- the paaZ gene encoding phenylacetic acid degradation bifunctional protein PaaZ translates to MQQLRNFAGGEWVAGTGTQALMHHAVTGEAIAQTSSGGVDFKAMLEYARTVGGPAMRRLTFHQRAAMLKALGKYLMERKDAFYALSAATGATKADSWVDIEGGIGTLFAYSSRGRREFPNETFYVDGPTEPLSKGGTFVARHICVPLEGAAVHINAFNFPCWGMLEKLAPTLLAGVPAIVKPATATSYLTEAMFREIIASGILPPGAVQLIVGSAGDLLQHVTEQDAVAFTGSADTALMLRTGAAIASHSVRFNAEADSLNCSILGPDAAPGTEEFDLFIKEVVREMTGKAGQKCTAIRRSIVPRGMEEAVIKALVARLEKTTIGDPSVEGVRMGPLASKAQVRDVGANADRIRAATELVYGGGDFAVVGANREAGAFFAPMLMFANHPLQTAEPHDVEAFGPVNTVMPYDSLDEAVELAKRGKGSLCGSLFTSQGEVARKVVLGVAPYHGRLMVLDRTSAKESTGHGSPLPNLVHGGPGRAGGGEEMGGARGVLHYMQRTAVQGSPQLLVEVTREWTAGANQVAGSEHPFRKYFDDLVVGETLNTATRTITLADVEAFAALSGDRFYAHMDDAAARANGIFEGRVAHGYFVVSAAAGLFVDPAPGPVLANYGLENLRFVKPVYPGDTIGVRLTVKQKTAKDTPEGGIPQGVVAWDVEVRNQHQEPVALYTILTLVKRRGG